A single region of the Capra hircus breed San Clemente chromosome X unlocalized genomic scaffold, ASM170441v1, whole genome shotgun sequence genome encodes:
- the LOC108634321 gene encoding endogenous retrovirus group K member 8 Pol protein-like — SVLNQKDGPMSKKSSWVQGATGTKRYGWTTKWHVNLGVHQVTHSFLVIPECPVPLLGRDLLSKVNAQIHFDHRQVSVLDGTGHPLQVLSLALKDEYRLCLPEAPVTISPKVQPWVQRYPQAWAETAGMELAKQRPPIIVELKASASLVRVRQYPMSQEAQQGITPHIQCLIDAGVLKRCRSPWNTPLLPVKKPGGTDFRPVQDLQEVNKRVSDIHPTVPNPYTLLSNLPPNYIWYTVLDLKDAFFSLPLAPASQEIFAFEWQEDSDQTPVQLTWIRLPQGFKNSPTLFNEALDKDLHEYRVEHPTIVL; from the coding sequence tcagtcttaaaccaaaaagatggacccatgtctaagaaaagtagctgggtgcagggagcaaccgggactaaacgatatggatggactacaaaatggcatgtgaacttgggggtccaccaggtaacccattcttttctggtgatacctgagtgtccagtgcccttgttgggaagggatttactgtctaaagtgaatgcccaaattcattttgaCCACAGACAAGTgtcggttttagatgggaccgggcatcctcttcaggtcctgtctctggcattaaaagatgaatacagactctgcttgccagaggccccagtgacaataagccccaaagtacaaccatgggttcaaagataccctcaggcctgggctgaaacagcaggaatggaactggccaaacagaggccccctatcattgtggaactgaaagccagtgcttccctggtgaggGTACGACAGTATCCCATGAGCCAAGAGGCTcaacaaggaattactcctcatatacaatgcctcatagacgctggggtcctgaaaaggtgccggtccccatggaacactcccctgttgcctgtgaaaaagcctgggggaactgattttagaccggttcaagatctacaagaagtcaacaaacgggtgagtgatattcatcctacagttcctaacccttatacattgctaagcaacttgcctccaaactacatttggtatactgttttagatttaaaagatgcctttttcagtttgcctcttgcccccgcaagccaagagatctttgccttcgaatggcaggaagacagtgatcagacccctgtgcagctgacatggattcgcttaccacagggtttcaaaaactcgcccacattatttaatgaggccctggacaaagacctccatgagtatcgggttgaacaccctaccattgtttta